In Vicia villosa cultivar HV-30 ecotype Madison, WI linkage group LG7, Vvil1.0, whole genome shotgun sequence, the DNA window acacttgcgtcgaccagAAGGGTCGGAAAgcgcatacccgagatttccTCAAAATTCCATGCGTCAACCTGAGCCATCAATGCATCGACGCATTTGGTTCGCACACTGAATCCTTGAGTCACCAAGAttggatgcgtcgacctgaagggtcggcatgcgcatacccgagattccTCCAAatgcttgcagtaggtcgacctatggtatttgtgagtcgacctattgatgTCTTGTAGCTAAAAGTGCTTGTCTTTGTTGCATCCATTTGATTTCTATGATTCCACTCTAATTGTAGctaattcacaatgttttgacatcatgaaaactacaccattGCCCTCACAAGTTCGTCTTAAGATACTTTTCATCCCCCTTTGACATACTGATGTTTACTTTTGAAAAACTTAGGTAATTAACCtccttaaatttaatttaatccaTAAACTAAATTTTTGTAATGGAATTTCAACttttaaataattttcaattAGGTCTCCTAAACTTTAAGTAGTTTGTGTTTGGATCTTTAAATTCAAGGACTAGTATAAACTATTTAATAATTTAGGGAGTTTAATTTTAGCTTAAGGACCGAATTACAAATTACTAACAAATTATGGAATTCAATTACAATTTTTTAGTTCGAGATCTATTTAAAATCCCAATGTAGTGTTCAGTAAAAACTACATTGTAATAAAACCAAATTCATATTAGAGAATTGCTCTTCTAATGAAGTATTACTGTGTCATATTATAGAAGTCATATTTGATCCTCAATGTCACCGTGTCATAAATTTTCTACTATATGATACATAATTTCAAAATTGTACTTCAATCATATTAGTATTAGCATTAGACTTTGGGAAGTAATATTTGAATTTATCTTTAAAATGATAATTATTATGCTGCAGTGATGTGTTGGATGAGGTAGATATACTTTTTTATGATGAGGACTTCGAAAAGGCTCTTCAATGCTTGATTAGTTCGTCATTAGTTAACACAATATTTATTTGTCACTGTAACTTTACCAAAAAGTATTTATAGCAAGCTGATTGAAGTTTTTTCCTTATTGTGAAATGGTCATGAGACCTAGTATGCATCAAATAAGCTCTCACCATGAAGAGGTCAGGTTTCAGTTGCAGattcttttttcttctattttattcTTCTTTATCATAACATACCATGATTGAATATCAGAAAACATATTCCCTAAATTTGTTGTCTTAGTTTGTAGTTTCAACCTTTATACACTCGGTTCTATTTCACTGTGTATACCAGTGGCACTACAACTAGTAAACAAATATGAAAATGGTGTAGTAGGACTATGAAATACTGGCCATTATAATTGAGAATTGAGAATTCGATGCCATGAGTTTATGTGCTTTAgacatatttaataaattataattttgatcaATATTTATCTATTATTTAAATTGATGAGGAATTGGTGCATTATATAAGGATATATAAAACTACTTACCagcttaattgatttaatcttcTATAAAGTAAAGATAGAAGGACATTCAAAGTTGTGGATAAATTAACATACAACTATAAGaaaaaggatttttttttttaatgggaaaattcaaatataaaaaataggaACATGGAGTTGGATATATACTACGATGTTAAGGATGTGATTTATTTTGTAATTAgttattaatataatatgaaaTCAATCTTCTAGgttgaattatttgaatttatttaatagaAAATGGTATAATAGTCTGATTTTAGTTATTTAGCTTTGTCATGGTTCAAAATGcaatagaaaatattttaaatgagtaatttttattttaatattaatatttctcAATAGTATTAAAAACTGAgtgtataaatttattatatttttatataataaaaattatattaattgaaATTCTAGCGACAGCTAAAAGAAAACAATTTGTAGGTAGAGATTCTATTATTTGTAATACTAGCATAGTATATAGTGACATTCGTCGCAACTGTAGGAAAAAACTTAATCGTAAATAAAAGTTATTGTGACATTCAATTTGGTGTCACACCATGCCCCCTTATAGTTGAAGCCAAAGGTGGGTGTCACTCAAAATCCTATACACATCTACCTACAGATTATTGACTTTTAGTGACACTTTTTGAGTGTCACGGGaagtcaattttcttgtagtgacaaTTTAAAACTTACTTGAAGGTCCAACATCTTTAAAATTATGCACTCAATTATGCGTACAAATTAAAGCTTGCAGAGTGTCAGGGAGTAAGCAATTCCTATACTTATGCAAAATACGACATCTGATGCTAAATGAAGATTTAGAAGCCACTATTGTGATTTGAATGCTTAAAATGTCACAAGCCATTATAGCAAGTTGAGGAAATCAGACACTATTTAATTTCCAATATTGAAGAATATCTACATCACTATTCAAACAATTTTCATCCAAGTATATTGCAAGTTTGGATTTGCCATCAGTTAAAATCTTTTGTATCTTTTTTTGACGATATTCCTAAAATTAGACATGCAAAAAACTATTTAAACTAGACTTGAATAGAAAAATAAAGTAATGTAATgagtataaattttattattaaaacttaCCTTAAAAAATGATGTAGTGCCTAATGGTTGTCCAAAAGAGTGAGATTTATTATttcttgatgaaattgatgtaaCAATATTATTTTGATATGCATCAGAGAGATCATACAAGccatccttcattttctttacccTATCTTCATAGCCACTTGGATCAAGTTTCTTAAAGCAAAAGTTCAAAAAGTCCAACTTTGATGGTGGATCAAGAATATTTCCAAGTGCAAGAGTAACTGAATATTCACTCTAACACTTATCAAACTTTTCCTTCATCCCCTCACCCATATCTTTGATCACATCATCTTGAgttttcaaatttctattcacttCCATCTTTATAAGTGCAACTTGCATGAAGTATAAGTATGAGGTTATGTAAGACGATCCAATAATTAAGTTGGTAATATCATAAAATGGAGCCAATAAATTACAAATTTTCATTGCTCTATCCCATTCTTCAATGCTTGGACAAATCTTGTAGTTTTTATCATCATAACTCAAGCTAATGAATGCACGTCGATACCTAATAGCACTTTCAAGCATTATATATGTAACATTCCATCTAGTACACATATCCAAACTTAAGAATCCACCTTCTACATTATTTAAATACATTTATTCAATACACTTTTCAAACCCCTTCAATATCCCCTTTGAAACCTTCACATATTTAACACTTTCTCGGATTCTATACAAAGCACCCCCCCCCCTCCCGCCTTCAAACCATCTTGAACTATGAGATTCAAGATGTGAGCACAAAATCTCACATGAAAATATTTACCTTTACATAGCAAAGCATCTTGCAAATTGAGtctctctttcaaaatgtttAGCATGCTATCAGTCAAAGAGGCATTATCCGATGTGAGTGAAAATGTTTTACCATCTATTCCCCAATGCTTCAAAGCACTAAGTAATTTTCTTGATAATTCCAAACATGTATGTGCATTCtccaagtgacaaaatgaaagtAATTTGCTATTTAATTTCCAATCTTTATCAACATAATGAGCGGTGACAGTCATATAACCTTGTGTTGTTACAGTTATCCATACATCTGAAGTTAGACAAACTCTTCCAAGAATGAATGCTAACACACTCTTTAGATTTTCTTTTTCACTTGAAAACAAACTCATATAATCAGCTTTTGCAGTGTTTCTACTAATGGATACAAACACTACAAAAAACACGCTGGATTGCGGCGGTTAATTTGAGGGGGTTTTAAAAAACCTCTGAATAATAGTCTCTATTTTATGGGAAAAATAATATAGCAATCTacgggggtttaaaacccccgtaaTCATGGCGCAATTTTACTCTAACTTTTGGTCTTCTAATCAGCttttttaataaaagtttttGGCGCCAAATATTTTTGTACCAAAACTCGCGCggttaattatatttttgtttttaatttacattaattaataattaaagtaaTACATAATATgatataaacaataataatataacacATATAAATAGAtatatgtataaaataaaataaaaatagagaaaCCCTTTAGTTAACCATTCCACCGCTTCTCACATTACTTTATTCTTCAACCAGCTTCTCAGTTCTCACAACACAACACTGGTTTTGCTCTCCACCGCTGGAATTCCACCCTTGTCTATTGCTAAGAATAATCTCCGATTATTCTCCGGTTTTCTTTTTCACTAAGGTTAGTTTACTCTTCTTTATCTTCTCTTTGTTATATTTAGGTCCCAATCTTTAAAATCTTGTTTGCTAAACCATCTTACAAATGTTGTTTTCTCTCTTCCCTATTTCAATGGAAGCATTATTGAATAGTAAGAGAGTTCATTTTCAAAGAGAAATAAATTAGAGGTTTGATTTGGGAATTTAGGGTtcattagttttaatttatttttacattgatttctCTGATATGGACAAGTAGTAAGAGGGTTCATTTTCAAAGAGAAATAAATTAGAGGTTTGATTTGAGAATATAGGGTTTATaagttttaatttctttttaaattGATTTCTCTGATATGGACACAAGTATTCATCGTGTAAGTTATGATATGCAGTTTCTCTTGAGATTGATTTATCTGATATGTTGAACATGCTATAAAACTCTTCATTCATTACCTTTGGCATTGGTTTTCTTGGTACATTGGTATTTCCAAGTAATGAGTAGTAGCTACTGTGTGAAAATTGCAACCCATGTCACTCATAGCACTTTTTATCTCCATAAGTGCTTCACAGAAAATGTTAACTTCGTAAGGAAGCCATAGAGGACCATTGTTTCCATATCCATATTCATTCTCAACATCTTCTAGAAGTGACTTGAACAAAGGatgattcaatattttgatctttATTATGAATCTTTGTCTCTCAGCTCCAACATAGACACAAACACCACCATGTGgtggttttttaggattatctTTTTGCTTCTTCATGCTCTTGTTGCTTCTCAATACTATCCTACACTTCTTCACGAAATCCATCTCTATAAATTCTTGTAGAGGGAAATCAAGAGAGACTATAAATTGGGATGTTAGTGTGATGTGTTCACTGGAGTCAAGTCCTTTATATATTTAGTCTCAACGCTCCCACCCTATTGTTTAGCTACTGTTAGAATTTTTAAGTTCCTCCCCATATGTGGTTAGAAATTCATAAGTGTTTAGAGAGAATTATAATAGAAAAATCATACTTTTTTTGTTTatcaatttatatatttaaataatatcttGACAAGtgatttcaataataaaagtttgagtttataatataaaaaatcatttgAGAAGGAGAAAAATATGTGAACACAACACACATTGTATTCATATAGTTTCAAAATAAAAGGCTAATAATAGtgtatattttatgattttattaaagtgtctattttattttatcttttacttAGACTAATAATCTTTAGAGAATATTTTTTGTCCATCCTTACTCTTAAAATTTTCTCCACTCCTATATCCTAAATCTCTATATGAttgtttattttatcttttacttAGATAATAATCTCTATAGGTCCCAGTTAGATTCTAAATTTCTGTCCACCCCTACTCCTCTCTATATATACAAATCACTTAAGAAGGAGTAAATATATATGAACACAACAGATACATTGTattcatataattttaaaataaaaggctAATAATAGTGTATATCATATGATTTTATCAaagtgtctattttattttatcttttacttAGATAATAATATCTTTAGgatacttttttcttttttagttttatgttacaTCTTTATTCATGATAAATTTTGTAGGTATGGATAAGTCTTGGATTTCAAAGCTACATACCACACCTGAATATGAAATTGGATTAGATATATTCTTAGATTTTGCTTTTAAAAATGTGGCTGTTGAAGATACAATACGATGTCCATGTCCGATGTGCAGGTTTTTGAAACCGCAAACTAGAAGTGTAGTTAGGGATCACTTACTATGCAAACCAATTCCCAAGAACTATGTCGTATGGACCCTTCACGGCGAGAGAAAACTTCCAGAGTCTTCTAGAAATGAAGACTTTGTGCAAGATAAGTTTCAATCGGATAATATGATGGAAACAATGCTCAATGATGCATTTGGTAACTATAGGCAAGATGCTGCTAATTTAAATGAAACAGATCCGATAGCTTTAGAAGATATACTAAATGAAGGGACAAGAGTTGATAGTGGTGATTTTCGCGAGTTTCTCAATGATGGAAGCCAAATATTGCAAGAAGAAAGCAATTACACAAAACTTGAATTTATAGTCAAATTATATCATATAAAGGTCTTGTGTGGATTAAGTGATAAAGCAATTACTATGATATTAGATTTGTTGAGAGACGCATTTAAACAAGCAAAGTTGCCTCATTCATTTTACGAGGCAAAGAAAACCATCAATAAACTCGGTCTTAATTATACAAAGATTAATGCATGTCCAAATGATTGTATGTTGTTCTTGGGAGATGACGAAAAAGAACTGCAAGCATGCAAGCATTGTGGAGCATCTCGATGGAATCCtaagaaaaagaagaagcagGCTGCAAAGGTGTTGCGTTACTTTCCACTAAAAACAAGATTACAAAGATTGTTCATGTGTTCTAAGACTGCAGAGCATATGAGATGGCATGCTTTGGACAATAACAATGATGGGCTATTAAGACATCCAAGGGATGGTGAAGCATGGAAGAACTTTAATTTAATTCATCCTGAATTTGCCTCAGATCATCGAAATGTTCGCTTGGGACTTGCCAGTGACAGTTTTAACCCATTTGGGACCATGAATTCTAAATATAGTGTTTGGCCAGTGTTCTTGATTCCATATAACATTCCTCCTTGGATGTGGATGAGACACACTTCATTCATCTTGTCAATGATCATTCCTGGAAAATCGAGTCCTGGAAATAGTATAGATGTTTACTTATAACCCCTTGTGAATGAGTTAAAGGAGCTATGGAATGATGGCGTGGTAACATTTGATGTATCAATGAATGAAAGTTTTAGAATGCGGGCAGCTCTAATGTGGACAATTAGTGACTTTCCGGCTCTAGGTAATCTGTCTGGTTGGAATACACATACAGGTTTAGCTTGCCCAAATTGTAATTTTGACTCAGAAGGTTGTCGTCTTAGTAAAAGTAAGAAGTGGTGTTTTATGGGTCATCATTGTTTTTTGAGCAGAAATCATAGATTTAGACTAAATCGAGTTCGCTTTAATGGTGACATAGAAGAACGAAATCCACCATCAAAAATATCAGGATCTGACATTTTAAGGCAAACAAAAGATCTTGATTTTACATTTGGGAGAGGAGAAATGTTGGATGGTAATAAAAAGAGACCTAGAAAAAAAGTTCAGCAGTGGAATAAAAGAAGTATattctttgaacttccatattgggaGTTTAATTTGCTGCGTCATAATCTAGattttatgcatattgaaaaaaatgtgtgTGACAATGTCCTGTATACTTTGCTCAATGATAAGAATAAATCCAAAGACAATCTTAATGCTCAAAAAGATTTGCAAGAGATGGGTATTAGAAGTGATCTTTGGGCTGATGAAAAAGGGAGATATCATCTTGCTTTGTTTTCACTAACACGTGATACAAAAAGGTTGTTTCTCAACACATTGAAAAATGTTAGATTTCCAGATGGTTACTCAAGTAACATTTCTAGATGTGTTGATTATGCTCAACAAAAGATTTCTGGTTTGAAAAGTCATGATTGCACATTTTATTTGAATACTTGCTACCTTTAGCCATTCGCAACTTATTGCCAAACCATGTCACAACAGTCTTGGTGGAGTTTTGTTCGTTTTATAGAGTTCTTTGTGGGAAAAGTTTGAATATTTCCGACCTTCAAAAACTCCAAGAGCGTATTGCTATTACACTTTGTCATTTGGAAATGTTATTTCCGCCATCATTCTTCACAATTATGGTTCATTTAAGTGTCCATCTAATAGAGGAGGCCAAACTTGGAGGTCCGGTGCATTATCGATACATGTATCCCATAGAGAGGTAAATTAATTACGTTTACAATTTAAAGCATCTTGTTATGTGCATCAATATTGTATACACTAATTCTATTTAGGTTTTATAGGGAATTAGGTCATTTGAAATCCTTTGTACGTAATAAGGCTAAAGTAGAAGGTTCTATAGCAGAGGGTTACATAATAGAAGAGTCTCTCACATTTTGTTCCCGGTACATTGAAGATATAGGGACACGGTTCAATAGACCTAGACGTGTTTGTGATGACtcaaatgagaatgaatcttccTTTGCATCTACCATCTTCCCTCGACTTGGTAAACCAGTAGGAGCTTCCTCAGATTTCACATTAACTCCTATGCAAAAGATTCAAGCTCATCGATATGTTCTTCTAAATTGTGCAATAGTCACACCTTTTGTTGAGTGAGTAAATAAAATGATCTTCGACTTGTTTATTGCTGGAATAGTTAAAGTATCCTAGTCttatttaatgatttaaatatgtttaattaacATAGTGAATTTAGAGAATTCATAAGGAGAAGTTCAAGGTCAAGAAGACCTTCATCTACGGATATAGAAAAAAGAGTGTATAGAGATTTTGTTGACTGGTTTCAAAGATTGGTAAGTTATAAATAATCATCCAAATTTTCTTGTTATTTTATGCTCATTTCATGAGATCTAATCTCATATCATAACTAATACAATTACTTTAATTTGGATTTTGAAACCAGATTCAGCCAACTCATACTCAGCTGACCTAAAATTTT includes these proteins:
- the LOC131618934 gene encoding uncharacterized protein LOC131618934; the encoded protein is MDKSWISKLHTTPEYEIGLDIFLDFAFKNVAVEDTIRCPCPMCRFLKPQTRSVVRDHLLCKPIPKNYVVWTLHGERKLPESSRNEDFVQDKFQSDNMMETMLNDAFGNYRQDAANLNETDPIALEDILNEGTRVDSGDFREFLNDGSQILQEESNYTKLEFIVKLYHIKVLCGLSDKAITMILDLLRDAFKQAKLPHSFYEAKKTINKLGLNYTKINACPNDCMLFLGDDEKELQACKHCGASRWNPKKKKKQAAKVLRYFPLKTRLQRLFMCSKTAEHMRWHALDNNNDGLLRHPRDGEAWKNFNLIHPEFASDHRNVRLGLASDSFNPFGTMNSKYSVWPVFLIPYNIPPWMWMRHTSFILSMIIPGKSSPGNSIDVYL
- the LOC131618933 gene encoding zinc finger BED domain-containing protein RICESLEEPER 2-like gives rise to the protein MDFVKKCRIVLRSNKSMKKQKDNPKKPPHGGVCVYVGAERQRFIIKIKILNHPLFKSLLEDVENEYGYGNNGPLWLPYEVNIFCEALMEIKSAMSDMGCNFHTVATTHYLEIPMYQENQCQRNTAKADYMSLFSSEKENLKSVLAFILGRVCLTSDVWITVTTQGYMTVTAHYVDKDWKLNSKLLSFCHLENAHTCLELSRKLLSALKHWGIDGKTFSLTSDNASLTDSMLNILKERLNLQDALLCKEGGFLSLDMCTRWNVTYIMLESAIRYRRAFISLSYDDKNYKICPSIEEWDRAMKICNLLAPFYDITNLIIGSSYITSYLYFMQVALIKMEVNRNLKTQDDVIKDMVTLALGNILDPPSKLDFLNFCFKKLDPSGYEDRVKKMKDGLYDLSDAYQNNIVTSISSRNNKSHSFGQPLGTTSFFKEYRQKKIQKILTDGKSKLAIYLDENCLNSDVDILQYWKLNSV